Proteins found in one Larimichthys crocea isolate SSNF chromosome I, L_crocea_2.0, whole genome shotgun sequence genomic segment:
- the rtn4rl2b gene encoding reticulon-4 receptor-like 2b, translated as METRRSLKGSSAHNVKSGLCLWLILWLVVVKPGGVGACPRLCVCYPTPMTVSCQSQNLTIVPAGVPYDSQRVFLQNNRITELRADSFGFETQVLWLYANNITWIEAGAFSNLRVLEELDLGDNPLQRLEGGAFRGLEKLQSLHMHRCKLAALPHDLFHKLYSLQFLYLQENQLHFLQDDLFSDLVNLTHLFLHGNRIRALSENVFRGLVNLDRLLVHDNRIRQVNRRAFRDLGRLTILYLFNNSLAELPGQAMRDAQGIQFLRLNGNPWSCGCEARPLWEWFRKARISSSDLMCTSPSQRRGQDLRFLRELDFALCPLPDPGSLAGSTTTTFSTKTRWWFSKNKPATSSKASYQKSSDTVKAFPFSAVKPQYLPKTPSETISSKYELSEDEVALPKLDQEEYWANYGNEDASIRCFELECPPGYDTSAFPSSSSLPSTSSLLHLLSLSIVTFSIHFLFG; from the exons ATGGAGACTCGTCGGTCCTTGAAGGGCTCCAGCGCCCACAATGTTAAGA gTGGACTGTGTCTTTGGCTGATTCTAtggctggtggtggtgaagCCGGGCGGGGTGGGTGCATGccccagactgtgtgtgtgttaccctaCGCCCATGACGGTCAGCTGCCAGTCCCAGAATCTCACCATAGTGCCGGCTGGTGTACCGTACGACTCTCAGCGTGTTTTCCTGCAGAACAACCGCATCACTGAGCTTCGCGCAGACTCTTTTGGTTTTGAGACACAG GTGCTTTGGCTGTATGCTAACAACATCACATGGATCGAGGCTGGAGCTTTCAGTAACCTCAGGGTTCTGGAGGAGCTGGATCTGGGTGATAACCCACTGCAGCGCTTGGAAGGTGGAGCATTCAGGGGCTTGGAGAAGCTGCAGAGCTTGCACATGCATCGCTGCAAGTTGGCCGCTCTCCCCCATGACCTCTTCCACAAGTTGTACAGCCTGCAGTTCCTCTACTTGCAG GAGAATCAGCTCCACTTTCTGCAGGATGATCTGTTCTCAGATCTGGTCAACCTCACCCATCTCTTCCTGCATGGCAACCGCATCCGTGCCCTGTCTGAGAATGTGTTCAGAGGCCTGGTCAACCTGGACCGTCTCCTTGTCCATGACAACCGCATCAGACAGGTCAACCGTCGGGCTTTCCGTGACCTTGGCCGTCTGACTATCCTCTACCTGTTCAACAACTCCCTGGCCGAACTGCCAGGCCAGGCCATGAGAGATGCCCAAGGTATCCAGTTCCTCCGCCTCAATGGTAACCCCTGGTCCTGCGGCTGTGAGGCTCGCCCCCTGTGGGAGTGGTTCCGCAAGGCCCGCATCTCCTCCTCTGATCTTATGTGCACCTCCCCATCCCAACGTCGTGGCCAGGACCTCAGATTTCTTCGCGAGCTGGACTTCGCCCTCTGCCCTCTGCCTGACCCTGGCTCTCTGGCTGGAAGCACCACAACAACCTTCAGCACCAAGACCCGCTGGTGGTTCTCCAAGAATAAACCTGCAACTTCATCCAAGGCATCGTACCAGAAGAGCTCAGACACAGTGAAGGCCTTCCCTTTCTCTGCCGTCAAGCCTCAATACCTCCCCAAAACCCCTTCTGAAACCATCTCCTCCAAGTATGAACTGTCAGAGGATGAGGTGGCGCTCCCCAAGCTGGACCAAGAAGAGTACTGGGCCAATTATGGTAACGAAGATGCCTCCATCCGCTGCTTCGAGCTGGAGTGCCCCCCAGGTTATGATACCTCAGCCTtcccttcatcttcctccttaCCCAGcacctcatctctcctccacctcctctccctctctataGTAACATTctccatccatttcctttttGGCTga